Genomic window (Pseudomonadota bacterium):
GCGTGCCGGCGTTGTTCGATCTCACCCGCCTGCTCCCCGGACAGGGCGACGGCAGCGAGGGGTTCGTGCTGCTCGGGCCCTTCGAGTGGGCCGAATCAGGCATCGACGTAGCCCCCGCCGGCGATGTCAACGGCGACGGGATCGACGACCTGCTGATTGGCACCCTGCACAACGATGTGCTCAGCCCCTACGGTGGCGAGGCCATCGTGGTCTTCGGCCGCACCACAGGGTTTCCTCCCGCCTTCCCCCTCTCTCAGCTGTTCGACGGTCAGGGCGGGGACGGCAGCGAGGGCTTTGTGATCCGCGGCAAGGTGGACGCCGGTGACGATTTCGGGCTGGCGGTGGCGGGCGCCTGCGATGTCAATGCCGATGGCCTAACGGACTTGCTCGTCACGGCCCCTGGCGCGGAGCGAGTGAACCGCGATCGGGTCAGGCCGGGGTTGCTCTTCGTCCTGTTCGGTCGCGCGCAGCCCTTCCCTGCCGAAGTGTGGGCCGAGCGCCTGTTTCCCTATCGAGGTGGTGATGGCAGCGAGGGCTTCGTGCTCGTCGGGCCTTCCGACTTCGATCTGCTCGGCGACGACGCCGCGTGCGCTGGCGACGTCAACGGCGATGGCATCGACGACATCGCGGTGGCCGCCGCGAACTCGAATGTCGACCTGCCGGGCCGGGAAGGTGAAGGCAAGGGATTCGTCGTCTTCGGTCGCGACGAGGGCTTTCCCGCGGTGATCGACGCATTGGATCTGTTCGGCTTTAGAGGCGGTGACGGCTCCGCCGGATTCGTCTTCCACGGTCGCACCAGCGACGGCGAGGCCATCCGGCGCGTGGCACCGGCCGGTGACGCGAACGGGGATGGCGTGGTCGACCTGCTCTTCAGCTCATCCAAAGTGGATTTCGACCTCGGTGAAGCGTACCTGGTGTTCGGCAGCGCCGATGGGCTGCCTGCAGATATCTTTGCTGACCGCCTGCGTCCCGGGGTGGGCGACGGCAGCGTGGGCGTGATCCTCCGGCGAAGAACGGGCGGCCGCGGCGAAGCGCTGCCGCCGTTCCTAGGCTCGGGGATTGCCAGTGGCGACGTTAACGGCGATGGGATCAGCGACGTCATCATCGGCGCGTCGGGCGAGGATCATGGTTCCCTGCGCGACGCTGGGATCACCTTCGTCGCCTACGGCCGCGAGGACTGGCCGGCGCTTGCGCCGTTGGAGGATCTGTTCGAAGCAGAAGGCGGTGACGGCACTGAGGGGTTTGTTCTCCTCGGCAACGACCCTCAGGATTTCAGCGGCACGAGCGTGGGGTTCGGGGACTTCAACGGGGATGGTGCGGGCGATCTGTTGATCGGCGCGCGCGGTGCGCGCCGCGGCGCCGAGGACGCGGCCGGCGAGGTGTACGTCTGGTTCGGCGAGGAAGGCGTAGCCGGGACCGCACCGCGCCCATGAGGACGCCTGATATGTGCGCCGTGATGCGTCAGCAGGAGGAACGCGTGCAATGACGACTCTATTCGTCGACCTGTGCCGGAAGACTCCGCCGCACGACCGTAGGCAATGAGGATCAAGACCATCGCAGACGCGCGCGACTTCGTTCGGGCCACCAAGATCTGCACGATCTTCCCGTCGGACAAGACCGATCTGACTTCGCTGTACGAGCACGTGGACCTGCCGGAGAAACAACCTGGCGAAACCGGTTGGGGACAGCGCATGGAAGCGGTGTGGGCCTGGAAGAACCGCCTACCATCGGATTGCCCGGACGAAGTCTACTACGGCAAGATCAAGGGCGGCTTCGCGGTGCTCATGGATCTGAGTTACCTCTCGGAGAAGCACTTTCCGGCGGCTCATCGCCCCGTCGAATCACTGAGTGCACTGGCGCAACAGGTATTCGAACGCGTCCGCGTCGAGCCATGGAGCACGACCGATCTTCGCAAGGACATCATCGACGAGACGGGGTGTTCGAAGAGCCGCTTCGACACCGCGCTGAAGAGCCTGCAGATCTCACTCAACGTGGTGCGAGAGCCCAACGCCACGCAGGACACCTGGCTAGCCTTCCGAGAGGTCTATCCAGCGATTTGGAGCCGACACGTCAGGGACGAAGAGCTCTAGCCGCGGTGAGCAAGGCGCTACGACTCGACGCCCCAAGCGTTGAGGCTAAGTTGGCGATGGCGCGGCACACGCACGGTGCAGAAGAGGTTCGGGGAAGACATGGTCGGGCCAGCGAGATTCGAACACACGACCCCTTGCACCCCATGTAGGGACAAATCCACGCCGTAACTCATGCATTTAGGAAGACTTTCCTCCAGGCGGGCAGAAGGTCTCGGTTGCTCGCCGCGACCAAGAACCAACTACCTGCACCCTGGTTGAAGCGACTACGCCAACCGTGAGGCCGTCAGTTCGGCAACTCAGCGATCGAACTACGCAACATCGCAGCAATCGTCGCCAGTGGCATTGACCTTGACGAGCACCCGGTTGCGGGATCGCCCACAAAGCAGCGCTTTGTCGGGCCTCGCTCCCATGCGGCCGGAGTTGTAGACGCAGTTCCCACGACAGAGCAGACACGGATTGTCATCAGCTCTGTGAGCCAGCGTTGTTCTCCAGGCTTGAGCACCTGGTCTCACCATGACACTGATCGGCTCTTCAAAAAGTCCCTGACCAGCTACTTCCACGACCGGGCCCAAGGCAGAACAATATATCTATTAGGTTCATCATGGATGCACACTCACATCGAGCCAGAACACGGGCGCGCTTCGCCTAAATCGTTTGGGACATAGATGACTCCGGTGGAAGCAAGCGACAGGTTGCCCCGTTGCTTCGCATTCTAGGTACTCTCGAGCGTCGCTCGCTCGCTGCGATCAATGCCCTGCTTGCAACGTATAGCTGCGAACTCGTCGGATAGTCCTCCGCGTACAAAAGCCGCGCGCGGTAGACCGAAGGGCGACCGCTAGGCTTGCTCCACAAGTTCGCAGGCCGACATGTAGGTTGCGGACCAGCGCGACGCCACTTCCTTCGAGCGCCCCACGGCCAACCCGCCGCTATCGAAGTCCACCACCGCACACCAGTCCGCCCCCGCCGGCGAGGCCGGCAGGACCGCAAAGCGCCCGTCGGTGAGCAGCCAGCATGCGATCCGTGCCGTCGGTGATTGTCGGCGCAGTCGATGCAAGGTCTTCTCGGTAGCTGACAGCGCCGCAACGATGGGTGTGCCGCCGCCACCCTCAATCGTGCGGATCCAGGTAGCGCCAACCGGCGCGGTGCCAGGTGCCTTAAGCAGCTGTGCGCCGCTACCCCCAAAGCCGATCACTACGATCGCCTCGCGCGTGCCGTACAACGCTTCACACCACACGTGCAACATCGCCTTCGCCAGCGCCAACCTGCCACTGCACATCATGGAAGCGGAGCAATCGAGCAAGAAACAGTGCACCGTACCGCCGCTCGGGATCCGCTCGCGATAAAGAAGGTGCCCTGCGCGCAACCGAACAGCACCCTTGGCTGCCAGCGTGCGGGGCCAGTCGAGCGCGGCGCCCGTCGCATCCGTGTCGTTGCGGGGCCCGCGGGCGCCGCGATCGCTCGGCCGTGAGCGCATCCTGACAGCGGGCACTCGGCGTTCGCCTTGCTGCCAGGTTAGGCTTTTTTTCGGGGTACAGGTAGGGGGCGAACGCCCTTCACCGCTGCCGGCGGGGGCGCCCGGGTCGCGCTCAGCGCGCCCCACTCGGAGCTGTCTGAGTCGGACATCCTGCCTGATGCCTTCGATCGGTTCGGTGAAGATAGCTCTGGCCCGCGGATCGGGTCCCCACCTTCAGACGGTCGCGGCGCTTCCGCCTCGCCACTGGCGCGTGGCTCGGCTCCCGATCGCACGCCGCCCTGATGGCCTGTCTTGTCATCGGGAGCGCTCGCGGGAGTCGTTGCGCCACGAGCCTCAGCGCGATCGCCGTCGTGCCTGCCCTCGGACTCGCCACTCGCAATGCCGTCCGGCGTCGACGGCAAGGACCAGCCACCGCCGTCCCGCGCACCAGGAGGCGATGGCCCCGCCGCCTGCAGGCGATTCCCGTCGCCCCGGCGATGGGCAAGCACCCAAGGTGCCACCGTGTTCACGTCCCGCTCAACCATCCGCGAGTTCCCTTCCAGCGCCGCATTTGCGCGCGCCGCGCGTAGCAGCGTGAGGTCGGCGCGTACGCCCTCGACCTGGGCCTCACGGCACAAGTCAGCCACTCGAGCGATATCGCCATCGGTGTAGTCGATCTGGTTCAGCCGCGCTTTCGCCGCCGCGAGTCGCGTGCGTAGAGCCGCCTCGGCTTCCCGATGGCGATCGATGAACGCCATTGGATCCGCATCGAAGGCCAGCCTGGAGCGCACGATGCGCTGGCGTGTCGCACTATCGCTGGGATCAGACAGCTGTACGTAGAGGCCGAAGCGATCCAGTAGCTGTGGACGTAGCGCGCCCTCCTCCGGATTCATGGTGCCGATCAGGACTAGCCGTGCTGCGTGCGAGTGCGATACGCCGTCCCGTTCGACAATGTTCACGCCACTCGCGCTCACGTCAAGGAGCACGTCCACCAGGTGATCGGCTAGCAGGTTCACCTCGTCCACGTACAGCACCCCGCCGTGCGCCCGGGCGAGCAGCCCCGGACGCCATTGCACACCCTGGCCTTTGAGCGCAGCGTCGATGTCGAGCGTGCCCACGACTTGCTCCTCCGTCGCCGCCAGCGGCAGATTGACGAACCTCGCCCCATCGGGAAGCAGCGTAGCGAGGGCTCGGGCGCTAGTGGACTTGGCTGTTCCTCGTGGTCCCTCAATCAGCAGACCGCCGATCATCGGATCCACAGCGCACAGTTGTAGCGCGCGCTGCAGCCCCGGCTGACCTTCCAGCGCCGAGAAGGGGAAGTGAGGGCGCACGATGGACGCGGCGCCCGCGGAACTGTTCATCGCTATCTCCTAGTGGGCGCGCCGACCGAACAAGGCCGATCATGCCGATTGCCTAGTGGGCCGCTTGGTAAATAAGGTAACGCTCAGTTTGCGTAGGGGCAGCGTCAGCAAGGTGCGTCGCGTAGCCAATAGCATCGCTATTGGCAAGCGACGCAACGCCGCGGACGCTGCCCCTGGGCAGACCCGAAGGGCGAGTAGCACTGGCGCCAGGGCAAGCCGGAACACAGAGATCCTCTCCGTGCCCGGCAAACCGGTACGGGCTCGGCTTGTCATAGAGCTTACCCACTTTCGCCAACGCGCCGCGAATTCCCCCGCCCGAGCGACACCGCTCCTCGCCGCCCTTCGCAACCACTCGAGGCGTCCTGGCGCTGAGTGTTCGCCGAGCTGAACGAATACATCAGCGGCCTCCGAGCGCTCGCAAGCGCAAGCCCCGCAGCCCTTTCTTCCAGCTCAGCCGCGTGGCCGGGAGCCCGCTAGCTCGGACCGATCCGCTTCACCCGCGGGGACATGGAATCGTCGATTGACACCCGCCAACCCATGCACCATATTGCGCACAGATGGTGTTCTGAGAAGAACTTGATAGGGAACCCGGTGGGAATCCGGGACTGTGCCCGCAACTGTAAGCGGAGAGCCGGCAGCAACGTGCCACTGGCCCACCGGATCCCCTCCGGCGCTGGGAAGGCTGCTGCCATTAGGCGACGACCCGTGAGTCAGTAGACCTGCCATCGCGTCGCTCGTCCGGGGCCGGGTCCAGCCCTTCAGGACAGGAATAGATCATTCCCACGCAGCGACTTGTGCGCCCCGTTGCCACGCCGGTACGTCCGGCGGCGGGGTCGTTTCGTTGTCGATGTTGATGCGGCGGCAACCGCGCCATCAGGGAAGATCATCATGCCCATCTGTTCAAGTGATCCTTACCGGGTCACTACGACTTGCTTCCTCGCGGTCGCCGCGATGGGGGCGAGTGTCAACGTGCTAGCGCAGTCGCCTGATGACACTGCGCCGGCCGTCATCGGTGCACAGCCGATCGAGAATCTAATCGTGGTGGGCACGCGCTTGCCCACCCCCGCCACGGATGTGTCGTCGAGCGTTACCGTGATCACGGCCGAGGACATCGAGCGCCGCGGTTACGACTTCGCCATCGATGCCATCGCCGCCGTGCCCGGCGTCACCGTCAATCAAAACGGTGCCTTCGGCGGGCTCGCGTCGGTCCGAATCCGTGGTGCCTCGAGCGAGCAAACGCTGGTATTGATCGACGGGGTGCCGGTGACCGATCCGTCGTCGCCAGGGGGTGGATTCAACTTCGCGTCCTTGGACACCGCTGACATCGCCAGGATAGAGGTGCTGCGCGGCCCCCAGTCCGTGCTGTGGGGCTCCGATGCGATCGGTGGTGTCGTGAACATCATCACCCATCGCGGTGCGCTCGCGCCGCCGCTTTCTGGCTTTCTCGAGGGCGGATCCTTCGGCACGCTCCGCAGTGGGGTCGCGGGGGCCGGCAGCTTCGATCGCGGTGAGTTCCGGGTGGCGGTGAGCGGGATCCGCACGGACGGCATCTCCAAGGCTGATGAAGCCGATGGCAACGAGGAGAGCGACGGCTTCGAGTCACTTACCGTGAACGCGACGGGCGCGATCGAATTGCCCGCGAACGGACGCCTTGAGGCGACGATCCGCTACGTCACCGCAGAGAATGATTTCGACAGCTTCGGCTCCCAGACCGGCGTCGTCGACGGCGATGAGGTGGGCGACAGCCGCCAGCTCTCCGCCACGCTCACAGCACGCTTCGAGGGGTTATGGAACGATCACTTGGACCTGATGGGGATGTTCGGTTACGCGGATATCGAGCGTGAGAACTTCACCGACGGCATCTCTAGCTTCACCGCCGATGGTCAGCGCACGGTGTTTCGCGGCCAGGCCACGCTCCGCCCGGCGCAAGCGCACCGCATCGCCCTGGGTGCTGAGCACGAGGGCACCGAGACCGACGAGGACACCTCCATCGCCAGCGTGTTCGCGTTGTGGGAGTACTCGCCCATCGACGCCGTGGCGGTGTCCGCCGGCATACGCCGCGACGATCACGAGCGTTTCGGCGCGGAAACTACAGGGCGCGCGTCGCTGGCGGTGACGCCCCTTGACGGGCTGACCCTACGTTCGGCATGGGGGCAAGGCTTCAAAGCGCCTACGCTCTTCCAAACCACGTTCTTCTGCTGCGGCGCCAGCGAACCCAACTCGGATCTACAGCCGGAGTCGAGCAACTCGTGGGAAGTCGGGTTCGACTGGCGCGTGAACTCTCGGGCGAGCCTGAGCGCGACGTGGTTCGAGCAGGACTTCGAGAATCTGATCGTCTTCGACTTCGGTATCGGAGGCTATGACAACGTTCCGGGTGCCACCAATCGCGGCCTCGAGGTCGCGGGGGCCATACAGCTCACGCCAATTCTGGGGCTGGGACTCACGTATGCCTACATCGAGGCTCGTGACAACACCGGTGCTCGCCTTGTCCGCGTGCCGCAGAACTCGGGTGATGTCGAGCTTTCGCTCACGCCACGCGGACCCTTCTCCGCGTCCCTCGTCGCCCGTTACAACGGGGAAGAGGCCGATAGCCGCGGTGCCGTCGAGCGTTGGTTGCGCCTCGACGTGAGCGCGAGCTACGCAATCGGGGAACGCTATGAGCTATTCGCGCGGCTCGAGAACGCAGCCGACGCGCAGTACCAGCAGATCTTCGGCTACGGCACGCCGGGGATATCCGGCACGATCGGGTTCCGCGGGCACCTGTGATCTCGAAGCGTCAGCCGCTCAGGCCTGGAGCAGTCGCTTTCGCGCTGTCCCTGATGCTGACGGTTGCCGCGTTGTGCGGATTCGGCCGGTGCTCCGCTGTGCTCGCCGCCACCGTTGTCGACGACGGTGAGTCGGCGCCGGCCGCGGAGACAGGCGAACAATCCGAGAGCGCCGCCGCACCGCGGCGTATCATCAGTCTGGACTATTGCGCCGATCAGTATGTCGTAGGGCTTGTAGGACGCGACCGAATACTGCGAGTGTCTCCGGACGCAACCGAGCAGTATTCCTGGGTGCGGGATGCAGCCGGCGGTTTGCCTAGCGTTCGCCCCCGCGCCGAAGACGTGCTTATCCTGCAGCCCGATCTGGTGGTCCGCTACTACGGCGGCGGCCCGAATGCCCGGATGTTCCTAGAGCGTGCCGGCGTGCAGGTGTTACAAGTACCCTACGTGAGCACAATCGCTGATGCCCGCCGCAATCTGGTCGAGCTTTCGGCCGCGTTGGGGGTTGCGCAACGCGGACAGCGGCTGGCATCGCTCATGGACCAGCGGCTAGCGGCCATCGAACCGCCACCAATGCCTGTTGAAGCGCTGTACATGACGCCATCGGGCGTAAGCCCCGGCCCGGGCACGCTGGTCGACGAGATGATGCGAACTGCAGGGCTACGCAACTTCCAACGTCGGCCCGGCTGGCATCCCCTGCCACTGGAACGGTTGGCCTACGAGCGCCCCGACCTTCTCGCGCTCGCGTTCTTCGACACCAACACGAACCATGCCGATGCTTGGTCGCCATCGGCGCACCCCATC
Coding sequences:
- a CDS encoding magnesium chelatase, with the protein product MPAVRMRSRPSDRGARGPRNDTDATGAALDWPRTLAAKGAVRLRAGHLLYRERIPSGGTVHCFLLDCSASMMCSGRLALAKAMLHVWCEALYGTREAIVVIGFGGSGAQLLKAPGTAPVGATWIRTIEGGGGTPIVAALSATEKTLHRLRRQSPTARIACWLLTDGRFAVLPASPAGADWCAVVDFDSGGLAVGRSKEVASRWSATYMSACELVEQA
- a CDS encoding AAA family ATPase is translated as MNSSAGAASIVRPHFPFSALEGQPGLQRALQLCAVDPMIGGLLIEGPRGTAKSTSARALATLLPDGARFVNLPLAATEEQVVGTLDIDAALKGQGVQWRPGLLARAHGGVLYVDEVNLLADHLVDVLLDVSASGVNIVERDGVSHSHAARLVLIGTMNPEEGALRPQLLDRFGLYVQLSDPSDSATRQRIVRSRLAFDADPMAFIDRHREAEAALRTRLAAAKARLNQIDYTDGDIARVADLCREAQVEGVRADLTLLRAARANAALEGNSRMVERDVNTVAPWVLAHRRGDGNRLQAAGPSPPGARDGGGWSLPSTPDGIASGESEGRHDGDRAEARGATTPASAPDDKTGHQGGVRSGAEPRASGEAEAPRPSEGGDPIRGPELSSPNRSKASGRMSDSDSSEWGALSATRAPPPAAVKGVRPLPVPRKKA
- a CDS encoding TonB-dependent receptor — protein: MPICSSDPYRVTTTCFLAVAAMGASVNVLAQSPDDTAPAVIGAQPIENLIVVGTRLPTPATDVSSSVTVITAEDIERRGYDFAIDAIAAVPGVTVNQNGAFGGLASVRIRGASSEQTLVLIDGVPVTDPSSPGGGFNFASLDTADIARIEVLRGPQSVLWGSDAIGGVVNIITHRGALAPPLSGFLEGGSFGTLRSGVAGAGSFDRGEFRVAVSGIRTDGISKADEADGNEESDGFESLTVNATGAIELPANGRLEATIRYVTAENDFDSFGSQTGVVDGDEVGDSRQLSATLTARFEGLWNDHLDLMGMFGYADIERENFTDGISSFTADGQRTVFRGQATLRPAQAHRIALGAEHEGTETDEDTSIASVFALWEYSPIDAVAVSAGIRRDDHERFGAETTGRASLAVTPLDGLTLRSAWGQGFKAPTLFQTTFFCCGASEPNSDLQPESSNSWEVGFDWRVNSRASLSATWFEQDFENLIVFDFGIGGYDNVPGATNRGLEVAGAIQLTPILGLGLTYAYIEARDNTGARLVRVPQNSGDVELSLTPRGPFSASLVARYNGEEADSRGAVERWLRLDVSASYAIGERYELFARLENAADAQYQQIFGYGTPGISGTIGFRGHL
- a CDS encoding ABC transporter substrate-binding protein is translated as MLTVAALCGFGRCSAVLAATVVDDGESAPAAETGEQSESAAAPRRIISLDYCADQYVVGLVGRDRILRVSPDATEQYSWVRDAAGGLPSVRPRAEDVLILQPDLVVRYYGGGPNARMFLERAGVQVLQVPYVSTIADARRNLVELSAALGVAQRGQRLASLMDQRLAAIEPPPMPVEALYMTPSGVSPGPGTLVDEMMRTAGLRNFQRRPGWHPLPLERLAYERPDLLALAFFDTNTNHADAWSPSAHPIAQRQLRELPSVSLDSAWVACGGWFLVDAVEALAAAGREALR